ATATCAGTCTGACAGTTGATTCATTGTCCTTCATGTCGGAGCCCATCATTGACATCAGTCCAGTTCAGGAACCTCGGAGTCACCTCACGCCTCAGGGTTTCCCTCAGTCTCTTCACTGCTCTTTTCAGACAAAGTATCGGGTTTGGCTTCTGACTCGCTGCTGAATCCAGGATCCTCCGGCTGCGTCCCGTCTCCATCGTAGATAATATCTTCCGGATTTGGAGGGGGCAGACAGAACTCCTCGCTTGGAAACATCTCTTGAAAAATGGCCTTGGCCTGTTTGGGaggcaaaagcaaaacaaacaactaaTGCGTTTCCTGGTTCatgtctagaagaagagtttggatttatatccccccccccctttctctcctgtaaggagattcaaaggggcttacaatctcctttcccttccccccaccatacCCCCCGCataagtttggggggggggggggctgatgtgTCCCAATGTAGAAAGATGTGTCCCAGTATAA
This DNA window, taken from Sphaerodactylus townsendi isolate TG3544 unplaced genomic scaffold, MPM_Stown_v2.3 scaffold_76, whole genome shotgun sequence, encodes the following:
- the LOC125425552 gene encoding rab proteins geranylgeranyltransferase component A 2-like, with product MRDSSGVDRTSYDNLPSNVYVCSGPDSALGNDPAVSQAKAIFQEMFPSEEFCLPPPNPEDIIYDGDGTQPEDPGFSSESEAKPDTLSEKSSEETEGNPEA